The Thermosynechococcus sp. HN-54 DNA segment AAGGTGTGCTGGTGGGGTTGGGCAAGGGCTGACCAGTTTTGACGGATGACTTGACAGGCTTGGGGAGACTGTTCGATCGCCACCACCCATTGGGCACCACGCAGCAGGGCTTCTGCTCCCATTGCACCAGTGCCGGCACACAAATCGAGCCAATGACATCCCTGAAGGCGACCCTGCCAGATATTGAAAATGGCTTGGCGGACTTTGGCACTCGTGGGGCGGGTGCTGTGACCCGGCAGCGTTTTGAGCGATCGCTGGCCAGAAATTCGCAAGGGCATATTTTTTAACGTAGCGGTTTTCGCCCCAAATAAAAAGCCCCGGGAGTCTTGCCGTGTTTCGACCCCAGGACTTTTGTTTGCGAATCACTCCTCACTACCTAAAAGATACGCTGAGTCCTTGGGAATGCCTATAGCGACACATGACACTTTCTCAAGCGGCACCCTTTTCTCTTTGGGCTGCGGGTGTTGACTGCATTGTAGTGGTTGCTTTGGTTTGAGCTAGCTTGCCGATTTCCTGATCAATAAAGAAGAGTCCTTGCCCCTGTATGCCAATCAGTTCAATTTTGTCAAGGATACTCTTGAACAAAAACTCTTCTTGATGCTGCTCGGCCACATACCACTGCAAAAATTGCAACGTCGCATAGTCAGGCTCCGTATCCGCTAACTGTACTAACTCATTAATCTTGCGAGTCACAAACTGTTCATGCTCATAAACTTTACTGAACATCTCCTTCAGGGACTGAAATGTGTGGGGGGGAGCCTCCATACCGCCTAGGATTGCCAAGGCACCGGTTTCATGCATGTAGTTCAAGAGCT contains these protein-coding regions:
- the rsmD gene encoding 16S rRNA (guanine(966)-N(2))-methyltransferase RsmD; translation: MPLRISGQRSLKTLPGHSTRPTSAKVRQAIFNIWQGRLQGCHWLDLCAGTGAMGAEALLRGAQWVVAIEQSPQACQVIRQNWSALAQPHQHTLVLRGDVRQKLPQVPVPQFDFIYFDPPYNSDLYLPVLQLLWQEERLSPEGEIAVECRTKNPPDLEAILAIGWQQQRIKTYGSTTVLFLACCKN
- the ftnA gene encoding non-heme ferritin gives rise to the protein MLSLAMTNRLNEQINLEVYSAHLYLQMSSWCAHKALEGCAAFLSQHADEEMAHMRQLLNYMHETGALAILGGMEAPPHTFQSLKEMFSKVYEHEQFVTRKINELVQLADTEPDYATLQFLQWYVAEQHQEEFLFKSILDKIELIGIQGQGLFFIDQEIGKLAQTKATTTMQSTPAAQREKGAA